Proteins co-encoded in one Enterobacter sp. R4-368 genomic window:
- the erpA gene encoding iron-sulfur cluster insertion protein ErpA: protein MSDDVALPLQFTDAAANKVKNLIADEDNPNLKLRVYITGGGCSGFQYGFTFDDQINDGDMTIEKQGVGLVVDPMSLQYLVGGSVDYTEGLEGSRFVVTNPNATSTCGCGSSFSI, encoded by the coding sequence ATGAGTGATGACGTAGCGTTGCCGCTGCAGTTTACCGACGCAGCAGCCAACAAAGTAAAAAACCTGATTGCGGACGAAGATAACCCAAATCTGAAGCTGCGTGTCTACATCACCGGTGGTGGTTGCAGCGGCTTCCAGTATGGTTTTACCTTTGACGATCAAATCAACGATGGTGATATGACCATTGAGAAGCAGGGCGTTGGCCTGGTGGTTGACCCGATGAGCCTGCAATATCTGGTTGGCGGTTCAGTTGATTACACTGAAGGTCTGGAAGGTTCCCGCTTTGTGGTGACTAACCCGAATGCGACCAGCACTTGTGGTTGCGGCTCTTCATTCAGTATTTAA